A genomic stretch from Aminobacter aminovorans includes:
- a CDS encoding CsbD family protein, whose amino-acid sequence MNWNQIEGNWEQFKGKVQSQWGKLTDDDLDVIKGKRKELAGKLQARYGKAQEEVEKDIDSWLSRH is encoded by the coding sequence ATGAATTGGAACCAGATCGAAGGCAATTGGGAGCAGTTCAAGGGCAAGGTGCAGAGCCAGTGGGGCAAGCTGACCGACGATGACCTCGACGTAATCAAGGGCAAGCGCAAGGAACTCGCCGGCAAGCTGCAAGCCCGTTATGGCAAGGCCCAGGAAGAGGTCGAAAAGGACATCGACAGCTGGCTCTCCCGCCACTGA
- a CDS encoding DoxX family protein yields the protein MSLTLTTETSGRRLFIPALRGLYSNLHDTAETVLRVVAGVALVTHGLGKISDPFGAAGMVEGLGFYPGAFWSLLLSCTEFFGGILIAIGLFTRPAAFAAMFVLLVTVWFHWVTMSQGYQGAEKSIIWAAIFLFFVIRGGNRHSVDARLGREF from the coding sequence ATGTCCTTGACCCTGACGACCGAAACTTCCGGCCGCCGACTGTTCATCCCCGCGCTCCGCGGCCTCTACTCGAACCTTCACGACACCGCTGAAACCGTCCTGCGCGTCGTCGCGGGCGTTGCGCTGGTCACCCATGGCCTCGGCAAGATCTCCGATCCGTTCGGCGCCGCCGGCATGGTCGAGGGGCTCGGCTTCTACCCGGGCGCCTTCTGGTCGCTGCTTTTGTCCTGCACCGAGTTCTTCGGCGGCATCCTGATCGCCATCGGCCTGTTCACGCGCCCGGCCGCCTTCGCCGCCATGTTCGTGCTGCTGGTCACCGTCTGGTTCCACTGGGTCACGATGAGCCAAGGCTACCAGGGCGCCGAGAAGTCGATCATCTGGGCTGCGATCTTCCTGTTCTTCGTCATTCGCGGCGGCAACCGCCACTCGGTCGATGCGCGCCTCGGCCGCGAGTTCTAG
- a CDS encoding complex I NDUFA9 subunit family protein: MTEILQTPQLVTVFGGSGFLGRHVVRALAKRGYLVRVACRRPDLAFHLQPLGNVGQIQPVQANLRVRWSVDRAVQGASHVVNLVGILHEGGRQRFSTVQEFGARAVAEAARAVGASLTHVSALGADANSPSAYAQTKARGEKAVLDTLPNAVIYRPSIVFGPEDQFFNRFANMARFSPVLPLIGGGETRFQPIYVGDVAEAVARAVDGKVKGGSIYELGGPQVLSFKECMEEMLEVIDRKRTLVPVPWSIANLQASILGMLPNPLLTKDQVLLLRSDNVVSKAALDEGRTIAATGIAPKSTASILPSYLWRYRAAGQFTRRTEA; the protein is encoded by the coding sequence ATGACTGAAATTCTGCAGACCCCGCAACTCGTGACCGTTTTCGGCGGGTCAGGCTTCCTCGGCCGCCATGTCGTGCGGGCGCTGGCCAAGCGCGGGTATCTCGTGCGCGTCGCCTGCCGCCGGCCCGACCTCGCCTTCCACCTGCAGCCGCTCGGCAATGTCGGGCAGATCCAGCCGGTGCAGGCCAATCTGCGCGTGCGCTGGTCGGTCGACCGCGCCGTCCAGGGCGCATCGCACGTCGTCAACCTCGTCGGCATCCTGCATGAAGGCGGCCGCCAGCGTTTCTCGACTGTGCAGGAATTCGGCGCCCGTGCCGTCGCCGAGGCCGCCCGTGCCGTCGGCGCCTCGCTGACCCATGTCTCGGCCCTCGGCGCCGACGCAAACTCGCCCTCGGCATACGCCCAGACCAAGGCGCGCGGCGAAAAGGCCGTTCTGGACACGCTGCCAAACGCGGTGATCTACCGTCCGTCGATCGTCTTCGGCCCCGAGGACCAGTTCTTCAACCGCTTCGCCAACATGGCCCGTTTCTCGCCGGTGCTGCCGCTGATCGGCGGCGGCGAAACCCGGTTTCAGCCGATCTATGTCGGCGACGTCGCCGAAGCGGTCGCGCGGGCCGTCGACGGCAAGGTCAAGGGCGGCTCGATCTACGAGCTCGGCGGCCCTCAGGTGCTGAGCTTCAAAGAGTGCATGGAGGAGATGCTCGAGGTCATCGATCGCAAGCGCACGCTGGTGCCGGTGCCCTGGTCGATCGCCAACCTGCAGGCCTCGATCCTCGGCATGCTGCCCAATCCGCTGCTGACCAAGGACCAGGTCCTTTTGCTGCGTTCCGACAATGTCGTGTCCAAGGCAGCCCTCGACGAAGGCCGGACCATCGCAGCCACAGGCATCGCGCCCAAGTCGACCGCATCGATCCTGCCGAGCTACCTCTGGCGCTACCGCGCCGCCGGACAGTTCACGCGCCGGACGGAAGCCTGA
- a CDS encoding sulfite exporter TauE/SafE family protein, protein MDALASLLPQGTDPLIGIVLIVASAFTSALTAAFGVGGGIAMLTLMGLFVPVAALIPVHGAVQLGSNTGRAWHQRANVRMDVAAPFIAGSVVGAVIGAFVVIQLPDAWLKLVLGAFVIAITWAKVPGIDKLTRTGLAIGSVIVALIGMLVGATGPLVSVLFAQFFANDRKALVATHAAGMVAQHGLKIIVFGLAGFAFWDWLPLIGAMIVSGYLGTVYGTRLLERMPEESFRKWFKIAITVLALDLLRRGLTGLA, encoded by the coding sequence ATGGACGCCCTCGCCTCCCTCCTGCCGCAAGGCACCGACCCGCTCATCGGGATTGTCCTCATCGTCGCCAGCGCCTTTACCTCGGCGCTGACAGCCGCCTTCGGTGTCGGCGGCGGCATTGCCATGCTGACGCTGATGGGCCTGTTCGTGCCGGTGGCCGCGCTTATCCCCGTCCATGGCGCGGTACAGCTCGGCTCCAACACCGGCCGCGCCTGGCACCAACGCGCCAATGTGCGCATGGACGTCGCCGCCCCCTTCATTGCCGGCTCGGTCGTCGGTGCCGTCATCGGCGCCTTCGTCGTCATCCAGCTGCCCGACGCCTGGCTCAAGCTGGTGCTCGGCGCCTTCGTCATCGCCATTACCTGGGCCAAGGTCCCCGGCATCGACAAATTGACCCGCACCGGGCTTGCCATAGGCAGTGTTATCGTCGCGCTGATCGGCATGCTTGTCGGCGCCACCGGACCGCTGGTCTCGGTGCTGTTCGCGCAGTTTTTTGCCAATGACCGCAAAGCGCTCGTCGCCACCCATGCCGCCGGCATGGTTGCCCAGCACGGACTCAAGATCATCGTCTTCGGCCTCGCCGGCTTCGCCTTCTGGGACTGGCTGCCGCTGATCGGCGCGATGATCGTCTCGGGCTATCTCGGCACCGTCTACGGCACCAGACTGCTCGAACGCATGCCGGAGGAGAGCTTCCGCAAATGGTTCAAGATCGCCATCACCGTGCTGGCGCTGGACCTGCTGCGCCGCGGGCTGACGGGGCTGGCGTGA
- a CDS encoding undecaprenyl-diphosphate phosphatase, whose translation MDSQTIINALLLGLLEGLTEFIPVSSTGHILLAGHFLGFNSTGKTFEILIQLGAILAILSVYAAKLWQMLVTLPSDPKTQRFVAGILIAFLPAAIIGAVAHDFIKTVLFESPRLICVMLILGGLVLLFLDRLDLKPRYGDVTNFPLSVYLKIGLFQCLAMIPGTSRSGATIVGSLLMGVEKRAAAEFSFFLAMPTMAGAFAYDLYKNRDILSAADLPVISVGFLAAFITALLVVRHLLDYVSRNGYALFGWWRLLVGGVGLIALMVWG comes from the coding sequence ATGGATAGCCAGACAATCATCAATGCACTCCTGCTCGGCCTGCTCGAGGGCCTGACAGAATTCATCCCCGTGTCCTCGACCGGTCATATCCTGCTCGCCGGGCATTTCCTCGGTTTCAACTCGACCGGCAAGACTTTCGAGATCCTGATCCAGCTCGGCGCGATCCTGGCGATCCTGTCGGTCTATGCCGCCAAGCTGTGGCAGATGCTGGTGACACTGCCCTCCGATCCCAAGACGCAGCGTTTCGTCGCAGGCATCCTGATCGCCTTCCTGCCGGCGGCGATCATCGGTGCTGTGGCGCACGATTTCATCAAGACGGTGCTGTTCGAATCGCCGCGCCTGATCTGCGTCATGCTGATCCTCGGCGGCCTGGTGCTGTTGTTCCTCGACAGGCTCGACCTCAAGCCGCGCTATGGCGACGTCACCAACTTTCCGCTTTCGGTCTATCTCAAGATCGGCCTGTTCCAGTGCCTGGCGATGATCCCCGGCACCTCGCGCTCGGGCGCAACAATCGTCGGCTCGTTGCTGATGGGCGTGGAGAAGCGCGCGGCGGCCGAGTTCTCGTTCTTCCTGGCGATGCCGACTATGGCCGGCGCCTTTGCCTACGATCTCTACAAGAACCGTGACATCCTGTCGGCGGCGGACCTGCCGGTGATTTCGGTCGGCTTCCTGGCAGCCTTCATCACCGCGCTGTTGGTCGTGCGTCACCTGCTCGATTACGTCTCGCGCAACGGCTACGCGTTGTTCGGCTGGTGGCGCCTGCTTGTCGGCGGCGTCGGGTTGATCGCGCTGATGGTCTGGGGCTGA
- a CDS encoding glutathione S-transferase family protein: protein MLTLFHHPMFATCRFVRLAFGEYGEELALIEEKPWTRRKEFLSLNPAGTLPVLLAEGDVPIVGAMIISEYIDETRGVLKRERRLFAEDPMERAEIRRLTDWYLTKTESEVTRHLVRERVLKPLMPEAAGGGSPDSAAIRAARANIRQHMKYTNWLAGTRHWLAGSRITYADLAAAASLSVLDYLGEIDWREYSSAREWYTRVKSRPSFRPLLTDRVRGLTPASHYADLDF, encoded by the coding sequence ATGCTGACGCTTTTCCACCACCCGATGTTTGCCACATGCCGTTTCGTCCGTCTGGCGTTCGGCGAGTATGGCGAGGAGCTGGCGCTGATCGAGGAGAAGCCGTGGACGCGGCGCAAGGAGTTCCTGTCGCTCAACCCGGCCGGAACGCTACCGGTGCTGTTGGCCGAGGGCGACGTGCCGATCGTCGGCGCGATGATCATTTCCGAATATATCGACGAGACCCGCGGCGTGCTGAAGCGCGAGCGCCGGCTGTTTGCCGAAGACCCGATGGAACGCGCCGAAATCCGCCGCCTGACCGACTGGTACCTGACCAAGACCGAAAGCGAAGTGACCCGGCATCTCGTGCGCGAGCGCGTGCTCAAGCCGCTGATGCCGGAAGCTGCCGGCGGCGGCTCGCCCGATTCGGCGGCAATCCGTGCCGCCCGCGCCAATATTCGCCAGCACATGAAATACACCAACTGGCTCGCCGGCACACGCCACTGGCTCGCCGGCTCGCGCATCACCTATGCCGACCTTGCCGCCGCCGCTTCGCTTTCGGTGCTCGACTATCTCGGCGAGATCGACTGGCGCGAATATTCCTCGGCGCGCGAATGGTACACGCGCGTCAAGTCGCGTCCGTCCTTCCGGCCCCTGCTCACCGACCGGGTGCGCGGGCTGACCCCGGCATCGCATTATGCGGACCTCGATTTCTGA
- the queG gene encoding tRNA epoxyqueuosine(34) reductase QueG — protein MRTSISDSALRQLIEREASRAGFAAIAVTRPDAIPLAPARLAQFVGEGLHGSMAWMAETLERRSEPSVLWPEVRSIVVLAMNYGPDSDPRALQAMPDRAAISVYARNRDYHDVMKGRLKEIAGKIVARAGGDVKVFVDTAPVMEKPLAEAAGLGWQGKHTNLVSREFGSWLFLGTIFTTAELTADDAEIDHCGSCRACLDACPTNAFPAPYRIDARRCISYLTIENKGPIPLEFRQKIGNRIYGCDDCLAACPWNKFAQAASEQKLAARDDLREPRLAELLLLDDATFRTFFSGSPVKRIGRDRFVRNVLIAAGNSADTTLIEPCRTLLSDASPLVRGAAVWALSRLLPDATFSALAEQMLKVEIEDDVIAEWQAGLTQVEL, from the coding sequence ATGCGGACCTCGATTTCTGATAGCGCGCTGCGCCAGCTGATCGAACGCGAAGCCAGCCGCGCCGGCTTCGCCGCCATCGCGGTCACACGTCCCGACGCCATCCCTCTTGCGCCTGCCCGCCTCGCACAGTTCGTCGGCGAAGGCCTGCATGGCTCCATGGCCTGGATGGCGGAGACACTGGAACGGCGCAGCGAACCTTCCGTCCTGTGGCCCGAAGTGCGCTCGATCGTCGTGCTTGCCATGAACTATGGCCCAGACAGCGATCCGCGCGCGCTCCAGGCCATGCCGGACCGCGCGGCGATATCGGTCTATGCGCGCAACCGCGACTATCATGACGTGATGAAGGGTCGTCTGAAGGAGATCGCCGGCAAGATCGTCGCCCGCGCCGGCGGCGACGTGAAGGTGTTCGTCGACACGGCACCGGTGATGGAAAAGCCGCTGGCCGAGGCGGCAGGGCTTGGCTGGCAGGGTAAGCACACCAATCTGGTCAGCCGCGAGTTTGGCTCGTGGCTGTTCCTCGGTACCATCTTCACGACAGCAGAACTCACAGCCGACGATGCCGAAATCGACCATTGCGGTTCTTGCCGCGCTTGCCTCGACGCCTGCCCGACAAACGCCTTCCCGGCGCCCTACCGCATCGACGCGCGGCGCTGCATTTCCTACCTGACCATCGAGAACAAGGGCCCAATCCCGCTCGAATTCCGACAGAAGATCGGCAATCGCATCTATGGCTGCGACGACTGTCTCGCTGCCTGCCCGTGGAACAAGTTCGCCCAGGCCGCATCCGAGCAGAAGCTCGCCGCCCGTGACGACCTGCGCGAACCGCGTCTCGCAGAGTTGCTCTTGCTCGACGACGCGACGTTCCGCACGTTCTTTTCAGGCTCCCCGGTCAAGCGCATCGGCCGCGACCGCTTCGTCCGTAATGTGCTGATCGCAGCGGGCAATTCCGCCGACACCACGCTGATCGAGCCCTGCCGGACGCTGCTCTCGGATGCCTCGCCCCTGGTGCGTGGCGCCGCCGTGTGGGCGTTGTCGCGGCTGTTGCCGGACGCGACGTTTTCGGCCCTTGCAGAACAGATGCTGAAGGTCGAAATCGAAGACGACGTGATCGCGGAATGGCAGGCCGGGCTCACCCAAGTCGAACTCTAG
- a CDS encoding SDR family oxidoreductase has product MTEQNFFIFGAGYSGKAFAQMRPRDVSVAGTTRSSDKFPALEAAGIKPFVFDGHLTPEIRVQLAKTTHLVVSAAPGDDGDPVLNAARETIMHGMPLLRWIGYLSTVGVYGDHGGAWIDETATCRPKPGRSTMRLDAEQAWHELGEKIARPVAILRLSGIYGPGRNAFVNLENGTAKRLVKKDQVFNRIHVQDISAALWFLARGDYGGVFNVTDDEPAPPQDVVAYAAEKMGVAPPPEIPFETAQLSPMARSFYGENKRVANAAIKALGFTFGMPDYRLALDSMWADGSWRGEGESDRRSPIRRG; this is encoded by the coding sequence ATGACCGAGCAGAATTTCTTCATCTTCGGCGCCGGCTATTCCGGCAAGGCTTTTGCACAGATGCGCCCGCGAGACGTCAGCGTGGCCGGTACCACACGTTCATCGGACAAGTTCCCGGCGCTCGAGGCCGCCGGCATCAAACCCTTCGTCTTTGATGGCCATCTCACCCCCGAAATCCGGGTGCAACTGGCCAAGACCACCCATCTCGTCGTCTCAGCCGCGCCCGGCGACGACGGCGATCCGGTGCTCAACGCCGCCCGCGAGACGATCATGCACGGCATGCCGCTGCTGCGCTGGATCGGCTATCTCTCGACCGTCGGCGTCTATGGCGACCATGGCGGCGCCTGGATCGACGAGACCGCCACATGCCGGCCCAAGCCTGGCCGTTCGACCATGCGGCTCGACGCCGAGCAGGCATGGCACGAGCTTGGCGAAAAGATCGCACGTCCGGTCGCCATCCTGCGCCTGTCAGGCATCTACGGTCCTGGGCGCAACGCCTTCGTCAACCTCGAAAACGGAACCGCCAAGAGGCTGGTCAAGAAGGACCAGGTGTTCAACCGCATCCATGTCCAGGACATATCAGCCGCGCTGTGGTTCCTTGCCAGGGGCGACTATGGCGGGGTCTTCAACGTCACCGACGACGAGCCGGCGCCGCCGCAGGACGTGGTCGCCTATGCGGCCGAAAAGATGGGTGTTGCCCCGCCGCCCGAAATTCCGTTCGAGACCGCCCAACTTTCGCCCATGGCGCGGTCCTTCTATGGCGAAAACAAACGAGTCGCCAATGCCGCGATCAAGGCGCTCGGCTTCACGTTCGGCATGCCCGACTACCGCCTGGCGCTGGACAGCATGTGGGCCGATGGCAGTTGGCGCGGAGAAGGCGAAAGCGACAGGCGCAGCCCGATCAGGCGGGGCTGA
- the mepA gene encoding penicillin-insensitive murein endopeptidase, which yields MMAFFSGFLGKAGRLLMAAATLGLVGTDIQAASASELAKDLFGGKKLPAAIAPASYGFYSKGCFSGGVAIATDGPTWQAMRLSRNRRWGHPKMIALIEELSREATQDGWPGLLVGDISQPRGGPMLTGHASHQIGLDADIWLTPMPDHRLSPTERENMSAVSMVNEKTHRVIEKRWTPAHTRLLERAASYPEVERILVNPGIKKKLCDTVTGDRSWLRKVRPFWGHDYHFHVRIGCQPGSQGCKEQDATPRGDGCDKSLAWWFTEEPWRPATGPAKPRARDIMTMASLPKACRAVLDAPSPTSEAAVTYHGPGGSEYAATPAPSAPAVAETPVITEPGVPAAANAFAPRPSVDIPLPRPRPANK from the coding sequence ATGATGGCATTTTTCAGCGGATTTCTTGGCAAGGCAGGGCGGCTCCTGATGGCGGCCGCAACGCTTGGCCTTGTCGGCACCGACATACAGGCGGCCAGCGCCTCGGAGCTCGCCAAGGATCTGTTCGGCGGCAAGAAGCTGCCTGCAGCGATCGCGCCCGCATCCTACGGCTTCTATTCCAAGGGCTGTTTCTCGGGTGGCGTCGCCATCGCCACCGACGGACCCACCTGGCAAGCGATGCGGCTGTCGCGCAACCGGCGCTGGGGCCATCCGAAAATGATCGCGCTGATCGAGGAGCTGTCGCGGGAAGCCACCCAGGACGGCTGGCCCGGCCTGCTCGTCGGCGACATCTCGCAGCCGCGTGGCGGGCCGATGCTGACCGGCCACGCCTCGCACCAGATCGGCCTCGACGCCGACATCTGGCTGACGCCGATGCCTGACCACCGGCTGTCGCCGACCGAGCGCGAGAACATGAGTGCCGTGTCGATGGTCAACGAAAAGACGCATCGCGTCATCGAGAAGCGTTGGACGCCGGCGCATACGCGCCTGCTCGAGCGCGCCGCGAGCTACCCCGAGGTCGAGCGTATCCTGGTCAATCCGGGCATCAAGAAGAAGCTTTGCGACACCGTCACCGGCGATCGCTCCTGGCTGCGCAAGGTTCGTCCGTTCTGGGGCCACGACTATCATTTCCATGTCCGCATAGGCTGCCAGCCGGGTTCGCAGGGTTGCAAGGAGCAGGATGCCACGCCGCGCGGCGACGGCTGCGACAAGTCGCTGGCCTGGTGGTTCACCGAGGAGCCATGGCGTCCGGCCACCGGCCCGGCCAAGCCCAGGGCGCGCGACATCATGACGATGGCAAGCCTGCCCAAGGCATGCCGCGCCGTGCTCGATGCACCCTCGCCGACCTCGGAAGCCGCCGTCACCTACCATGGCCCCGGCGGCAGCGAATATGCGGCCACGCCAGCCCCCTCGGCTCCGGCAGTGGCCGAGACGCCTGTCATCACCGAGCCCGGCGTGCCGGCCGCGGCAAACGCCTTCGCGCCACGGCCTTCGGTCGACATCCCGCTGCCGCGCCCCCGGCCTGCCAACAAATAG
- a CDS encoding methylglyoxal synthase — protein MTPALRLALIAHDEKKDDLVAFAGDHVDFLMACHIVATGTTGQRILAACPNLNLTPLKSGPLGGDQQIGALISEGKIDLLIFFVDPLTPMPHDVDVKALMRLAIVYDIPMALNRATAEIMLENQENG, from the coding sequence GTGACACCAGCTTTGCGTCTCGCACTGATCGCCCATGACGAGAAGAAGGACGACCTCGTCGCCTTCGCCGGCGATCATGTCGACTTTCTCATGGCGTGCCACATCGTCGCCACCGGCACCACCGGCCAGCGCATCCTGGCAGCCTGCCCGAACCTCAACCTGACGCCACTGAAAAGCGGCCCGCTCGGCGGCGACCAGCAGATCGGCGCGCTGATCAGCGAGGGCAAGATCGACCTTTTGATTTTCTTCGTTGATCCGCTGACGCCGATGCCGCATGACGTCGATGTGAAGGCATTGATGCGGCTTGCCATCGTCTACGACATTCCCATGGCGTTGAACCGGGCGACGGCCGAGATCATGCTGGAAAACCAGGAGAACGGCTGA
- a CDS encoding glucokinase → MSHQSDQSQALPFPILIGDIGGTNARFAIVESADKDAGEPRIVQTASYATIDDAILAVLDGAPVRPRSAVLAVAGPVEGEEIALTNCPWVVRPRQMFATIDLVDILVLNDFEAQALAVVALGNEHMEKIGGGEPEQGAGRVVLGPGTGLGVAGLVHALGRWIPIPGEGGHMDIGPRSKRDFEVFPHIEKLDGRISGEQILCGRGLVNTYRAVARADGKTPVLTQPAQVTAAALDGSDPVAVEALELFVTCLGRTAGDLALVFKSKGGVFLTGGIAQKIVPALKRGNFREAFEDKAPHRELMASMPVYVITQPLAALAGLAAYARNPDLFGIETGDRRWRS, encoded by the coding sequence ATGTCACATCAGAGCGACCAGTCGCAGGCTCTCCCCTTTCCGATCCTGATCGGCGACATCGGCGGCACCAATGCGCGTTTTGCCATCGTCGAGAGCGCCGACAAGGATGCCGGCGAGCCGCGCATCGTCCAGACCGCCAGCTACGCCACCATCGACGACGCCATCCTTGCCGTGCTCGACGGCGCGCCGGTGCGTCCGCGTTCGGCTGTCCTTGCTGTGGCCGGCCCGGTCGAGGGCGAGGAAATCGCCCTCACCAATTGTCCCTGGGTCGTGCGCCCGCGGCAGATGTTTGCGACGATCGACCTCGTCGACATCCTGGTGCTCAACGACTTCGAGGCTCAGGCGCTCGCCGTCGTGGCGCTTGGCAACGAGCATATGGAAAAGATCGGCGGCGGCGAGCCTGAGCAGGGCGCCGGCCGCGTCGTTCTCGGTCCAGGCACCGGCCTCGGCGTCGCCGGGCTGGTCCACGCTCTCGGGCGCTGGATTCCCATTCCCGGCGAAGGCGGCCACATGGACATCGGTCCGCGCTCCAAGCGCGACTTCGAGGTGTTCCCACATATCGAGAAGCTGGACGGCCGCATCTCGGGCGAGCAGATCCTGTGTGGCCGCGGACTGGTCAACACCTACCGCGCTGTCGCCAGGGCCGACGGCAAGACGCCTGTGCTCACCCAGCCGGCGCAGGTCACCGCCGCCGCATTGGATGGCAGCGACCCGGTCGCGGTCGAGGCGCTCGAGCTGTTCGTCACCTGCCTCGGCCGCACTGCCGGCGACCTCGCTCTGGTGTTCAAGAGCAAGGGTGGCGTCTTCCTCACCGGCGGCATCGCCCAGAAGATCGTGCCGGCGCTGAAACGGGGCAATTTCCGCGAGGCCTTCGAGGACAAGGCGCCGCATCGCGAGCTGATGGCCTCGATGCCAGTCTATGTCATCACCCAGCCGCTGGCGGCCCTTGCCGGGCTTGCCGCCTATGCCCGCAACCCTGATCTCTTCGGCATCGAGACCGGCGATCGGCGCTGGCGCAGCTAA
- a CDS encoding ABC transporter ATP-binding protein, which translates to MRGAVSESSDRTACLTIDHNQTPNSRRSEIVGVIKRIVAENGRDYVWNYTFAAIFLLTISGTTGFLAWVMRDVVNLVFYERRADLILLISLSIFAAFVIRGLSTYGQAVVLAKVGNNLIARYQRRIFDHLMSLGMDFFSSQRSAQLIAQVNQNVAGVRDLLNILVTSIARDAVSLVVLVGVMIYQDPMLSLLVLLIGPPLVFAVNYLMRRLRRLNRDAVLVGARLFGSMQETVQGMAIVKAFTMEDQLARRMDGLIGDVEARSNKIARVSERLSPITEMLGGAIFAGIIGYAGYRSAVEGQPPGNVISFIFSFILAYDPARRLARTQVGLEAALVNARMLYEILDTPPRQEDSEDARAIAVGRGEIRFDNVSFGYGDDMPVLRELSFTAAGGKTTAIVGASGAGKSTLIALLQRFYDLDGGRIVIDGQDISGVTKRSLRQSIAYVSQHPYLFEGTIADNIRYGRPDATDAEIRDAARQAFADNFILDQPEGYDTPVGESGSTLSGGQRQRVSIARALVRNAPILLLDEATSALDNESEARVQQALATATQGRTTIVIAHRLSTVINADHIVVLDAGRLIEQGTHAALMADPNGVYARFHNLHDEAALGLVDDTAETAMIERQRVLPQGA; encoded by the coding sequence ATGAGGGGCGCAGTTTCCGAAAGTAGCGACAGGACTGCCTGTTTGACCATCGACCACAACCAGACGCCGAACTCCAGGCGCAGCGAGATCGTCGGCGTCATCAAGCGTATCGTCGCCGAGAACGGCCGCGACTACGTCTGGAACTACACCTTCGCGGCGATCTTCCTGCTCACCATCTCTGGCACGACGGGCTTTCTCGCCTGGGTCATGCGCGACGTCGTCAATCTCGTGTTCTACGAACGGCGCGCCGACCTGATCCTGCTGATCAGCCTGTCGATCTTCGCAGCCTTCGTCATCCGCGGCCTGTCGACCTATGGGCAGGCGGTCGTGCTCGCCAAGGTCGGCAACAATCTCATCGCCCGCTATCAGCGTCGTATCTTCGACCACCTGATGAGCCTCGGCATGGACTTCTTCTCGTCGCAGCGCTCGGCGCAGCTGATTGCCCAGGTCAACCAGAACGTCGCTGGCGTGCGCGACCTGCTCAACATCCTGGTCACCTCGATCGCCCGCGACGCCGTTTCGCTCGTCGTGCTCGTCGGCGTGATGATCTACCAGGACCCGATGCTGTCGCTGCTGGTCCTTTTGATCGGCCCGCCTCTGGTCTTTGCGGTCAACTACCTGATGCGCCGGCTGCGCCGCCTCAACCGCGATGCCGTCCTCGTCGGCGCCCGCCTGTTCGGCTCGATGCAGGAAACCGTCCAGGGCATGGCCATCGTCAAGGCCTTCACCATGGAGGACCAGCTTGCCAGGCGCATGGACGGGCTGATCGGCGACGTCGAGGCGCGATCAAACAAGATCGCCAGGGTATCGGAGCGGCTTTCGCCAATTACCGAGATGCTCGGCGGCGCGATCTTCGCCGGTATCATCGGCTATGCCGGCTACCGCTCCGCCGTCGAGGGACAGCCGCCCGGCAACGTCATCTCGTTCATCTTCTCGTTCATCCTCGCCTATGATCCGGCACGCCGCCTTGCCCGCACCCAGGTCGGGCTCGAGGCCGCGCTGGTCAATGCCCGCATGCTCTACGAGATCCTCGACACGCCGCCGCGCCAGGAAGACAGCGAGGACGCCAGGGCGATCGCTGTCGGCCGGGGCGAAATCCGCTTTGACAACGTCTCCTTCGGCTATGGCGACGACATGCCCGTGCTGCGCGAGCTGAGCTTCACCGCGGCCGGCGGCAAAACCACGGCCATCGTCGGAGCCTCGGGGGCCGGCAAGTCGACGCTGATCGCGCTACTTCAGCGCTTCTACGATCTCGACGGCGGCCGCATCGTCATCGACGGCCAGGACATATCAGGTGTCACCAAGCGCTCGCTGCGCCAGTCCATCGCCTATGTCTCGCAGCACCCCTATCTGTTCGAAGGCACCATCGCCGACAACATCCGCTACGGCCGCCCCGACGCCACCGATGCAGAGATCCGCGACGCGGCCAGGCAGGCCTTCGCCGACAACTTCATCCTCGACCAGCCGGAAGGCTACGACACGCCGGTCGGCGAGAGCGGCTCGACATTGTCGGGCGGCCAGCGTCAGCGCGTCTCCATTGCCCGCGCCCTGGTGCGCAATGCTCCGATCCTTTTGCTCGACGAGGCGACCTCGGCGCTCGACAACGAGTCCGAGGCGCGTGTCCAGCAGGCGCTGGCCACCGCTACGCAAGGGCGCACCACCATCGTCATCGCCCACCGCCTCTCCACGGTCATAAATGCCGACCATATCGTCGTGCTCGACGCAGGCCGGCTGATCGAGCAAGGCACCCATGCCGCGCTGATGGCCGACCCCAACGGCGTCTATGCGCGCTTCCACAATCTGCATGACGAAGCCGCGCTTGGACTGGTGGACGATACCGCCGAGACTGCAATGATAGAGCGGCAGCGCGTGCTGCCTCAGGGAGCCTGA